The Myxococcus virescens genomic sequence GACCACGCGCCAAATCGATGAGCACGGGCACGGCGACTCGCGCCTTCATCTCCACGAGCGAGCCCATCGTCCTGCGCACCGTCTCTGCGTCGGTCGCTTCCTTGAGCCGGTCGATGAGCAGCGGCGCGGCCGCCGGGTGCTGCCGTTCCGCCAGCGTGCGCAGGCTGAACTCCCGCACCCGAGAGTCCGTGGCCTTGAGGTCCAGCACCAGCGCTTCATCGGAGCGGTCCAGCGCCGTCAGCTGCATGACGGCGGACTCAGTCACCTGGCGCAGGACGTTGGCCAGCGCCGTGCGCATGGCCATCTGCCGTCCCGCGGGCGAGTCCTCCTCGACGGGCGCCTCTCCGAGCCCGACCAGTTCGTAGCGCTGGGGCAGACTCCCACCGAAGCGCTCCAGGACCAGGTTGGCACCCACTTCGGCGAAGCTGCGCGGGTCACCGTCCTTCAGCACTTCGCGGGTGAAGGGCACGTCCAGCGTCATGCGCCAGGGCCGCTCCTCACGCGGCGCATCCGCGCCTTTCTGCTCGAAACGGCCGGAGTCTTTCAGGGCGGCGGTGAAGAGCGTGGCCACGCCCTCGGGAGCCAGGCCCAGCAGGGCGTTGTCCCGCAGGGTGGCCCCGGAGAGTTCCACCGGCGCCACCGGGTAGCGCGGCGACTGCCACCGGCAGGCACCGAGCAGCAGGACGACGCAGGAGGCGAGCAACAGGACCGGCTTCATCGCTCCCCAGGGTAACACCTGGAGAGCGACGGCGCCGACCAATCCCTCACCTCCTGGAGTGCCGCGTCAGCTATCGCGCTCCCCGGACGGCCCCTTGGGGGGCACGGACGAGTCAGCGGACGGCTCACCGTCGGTGGGAGAGGAAGCAGGCTCGCTGACCTGCGCGCCCTCCACGACTCCAGAAGACGTCGTCGTCGCGGCGCCAGGGACCACTTCGCCCGCCGAGCCGTCCGGCGCGCCCGCCTGCGTCTGCCCCGAAGTCGGAGCAGCCGATGACGTCCCCTCTGAAGGAACAGTCCCGGGCACGTCTGCCTGCGTGGCGACGCCCACGGACGCGGATACTGCTTCGCCGGAGGCTGCCTCGGAAACGGCACCACCACCCGCCGAGGCAATCGCTTCGCCCGACGCGGCACCTGGGGCAGCAGCCGAGCCCTCGCCACGGTCAGCGCTTGCATCGACCGACTCGGAGACAGGAGGTGCCTCGCCAGCACCGTTGGCAGCAGGAGACTCGCCCCCCGTCACACCGGTTCCGGCAGTCGACACACCGGTGGCATCGACAGGAGTCGCCTCTCCAGCGACGCCCCCGGCAGCCGTCTCTCCGCCAGCGCCTGCAGCCGGGGCTCCGGCCTCGTCAGCGGCGAGACCAACAGCCCCGGCAACGGAGGCACCCGCCTCACCCGCGACCGAAGCGCCTGCCTCACCCGCGACCGAAGCGCCGGCCTCACCCGCGGCGGCGGCCTCTCCAGCAGCCCCCGCCTCACCAGGGGCTCCGGTGGCACCGGCCTCACCCGCGCGGCTGCCACGGCCGCGACGGCCCCGGCGACGACGGCGGCGACGCTTGCGGTCACCCTGTGCCCCTTCGGCACCGGCCTCCGCGGCGGTTCCATCGGGACGCGCACCTCCCACGAAAGCGCTGGCGGCCTCGAGGTCGTCATCCTCCCCGTCCTCGTCGTCGCCCTCCTCTTCATCCTCGCGGCCCTGCAGGACCGGCGCGGCCGGAATTGGAGCGGCTTCACGCGCCTCCCCGGCGGGAGCAGCCGAAGTCTCCTCCGTGGAAGTCCCCGCGGTGGCCTCGGCTTCACGAGCCTCACGGGCCTCGCGCGACTCACGCTCACGGCGGCGCTTCTCACGCGGACGCTCGCGCTCCGCCGGCGCCGCGGCCTCGGTGGGCTCCTCGCCCTCCCGGGCCTGCTTCTCGCGCTGACGCTCCTCGCGGCGCTTCTGGGCCTCCTCGGCATCCAGCTTCGCGGCCTCGAAGAACTTCTCGTCGACCTCGTACAGCGCGACCTGCGTGACGGAGACGGCCGTCTCCGCTTCCAGGAACTTCTCGCCCAGCGCGTCACCGCACCAGAGCATCACCAGCGAACCATTGGCCTGCGCCTCGGTGCGCGCATCACCGCGCACGTCACCCGCGCTCACCAACAGGCCCACCTGCGCCGAATAGTGGCCCAGGTCACGCCGCAGCTCCTGCACCGACTTGCGGTCGATGCCGGGAGTGCCCTTCAGCATGCGCACCGCGTAGCGCAGCTCCACGCTGCCCTCGCGCTTGCGCGCCGTGAGCAAGGGCCCTTCCTTGGACCGCTTGGCCACCTTCAGCTCGCGGAAGCCCAGGCCGTGCATCATCTTCACGACGGACTTCTCGAACGTACCGACGTCCAGCTCGCCCAGGCGCTTGCGCAGCCCACGCGCCACGGAGCGGCGCGCGTCCTTGAGCGCGGCGCGCAGCGTGGACACCAGCGCGGCATCCGCAGGGGCCTCGCCCGCGGCAGCCGGCTTGCCCAGCACCGGACGACCAGCCTCCAGCGGGATGCCCAGCGCCTGCGCGAACGCGGCCTGGAGCTCCAGCGGCGGTGCCTCGCTCGGGGCGCCAGCGCGCTCCAGCGACACCTCTCCAGAGTCCTTGCTGAAGGCGTACTGCGGCCGGCGGCCCGCGTCGATGCGACGCTGGTTGTCCTCCAGCAGCGCGGTGAGCACCGCCTCCACCGTGGTGTCCTCGGCGCACAGCTCCTTGACCCGGGCGCGCTCGATGATCTGCTCGGTGCGAAGCCCGATGTCCGACTCGCTGAGAATCTCGAACACCACCTCGGGCAGCGGCGGGAAGCGCTTGCGGCGACCGCCACGCTCCTCGTCCTCGTCGCGGCGGCGCTTGCGGTCGCTGCCACGGCCCGCGACCCGCACGTTGTCCGTGCGCGGCTCCGGGTGACGCTCCGGCGGACGCAGCGGCGGCAGTTCTTCTTCAGGATGCGGCTCCACCACGCCGGTTTGAGCCAGTGCCTCGACGTCCTCGGGAATCGACCAGTCAACCAGCGCGAAGGTATCCTTCGCCGTCACAAGTACCTTGCGATCCCGCGTGCGGCGCGCCATGGCTGCGAGGCGCGACAGCATCGTCACCTCAGGCGTCTTGCCCACGTGGGAGAGCAGGCTCTGCTGGATGGACTTCTCGGTAATTTCAAGGAAGTGGAGGGGACGACCTTCGCTCTCCAGGATGCGGAGCGCGGCCTCGTAGAATGTCATCGAGTATTCCCCAGGAATTCCGAACGGTTACAAAAATGTAGGTCCGTATAGGCGGCGGATGCTAGCCATCGCTAAACTGGCTTGTCAACGAACGCAAGATGACCCGCATACGCATCGGACAGCGCTGGAAACGCGAACCCGCGGCTTCCCCGCTCGATTCCATCGCACTGGAATTGGACGGGGTGGACCTTCTGTCCGGGGCCGTGGAGGAGTCTCTAGCAGAAGTCGTCCCCTCCCTGGTGCGCTCAGTTGCGGCGCTCGCGGGTGGACGTCAGAAACTGGCCCAGGTCTCCCTGCCCGAGGCCCACCTGGAGCTGGTGCTCCGCCGCATGGGGCCGGAGGTGGAGCTGCTGGTGGCCAACCTCTCCCGCCCTGCCCGGCTGATGCGCCCTCCCGTCCGGGTGGAGCTGGAGGAACTGGTGGAGGCGGTCCGAGAGGCCGGCGAGCGATTCCTCGCCGACGTCACCCGGGCGGGGCCCAAGGCGCTCGCCACCACCGTGGGGCAGGCCCTCAAGGAGCCGCTGAAAGGCCTGAACCGGCCCGCCCGTCCTCCTGACGAGGCGCCGGCCCGGCCCGCCACCCGGCGCGTGGAGCCCACGGAAGTCCCAGGCTTCGGCTTCGAGGTCCGGAACGCCGGGGCTCCCATGAGCCGTGGCGCCGCGCGGGGAACGGCCGGACTGCTTGCGCCCCTGCTGGCCGCGGGCGAGGTCTGGCTGTCGCTGCCCGGCAAGCCCGAGGCCTGGCGCGTCCCCGGCCCGCCGTTCCTGACGACGCTGGAGCTGTCGCGACTGGCGGTGGAGCTGGCGCGCACGGTGGAGCTGGGCGAAAGCCGCTTCGAGCTGGCCCCCGCGGGCGCGAAGCCTCCGCTCCTGGTCGACCTGAAGTCGGGCCAGGCGAAGGCGGGACGCACCGGGACGCCCTTCCCGCTCACGGGCACCGTGCTCGCCGCCGCCCTCTTCCACCTGGGCGAGTCCCTGGCCGCGGCCTTCGCGGAAGCGGACCACGCGCTGGTGGCCAACCCGTACCGGATGGAGCTGGCGGAGCGCTGCCGCGAGGGCCTTTCGCACCTGCGAGGCCCCGTGCAGCCCCCCGAGGCCAAGGGCGCGGCCCGCGAGAAGAAGGCCCGGGCCACGGGCCAGGGCACGTCACGGCCGTTGAAGGTCCCCGGCCGCTTGCGCCGGCTGCGCTTCGCGAAGCTGTGGGAGAAGCGCGGCCTGCCGGACGCGGAGGAATCGCGGCTGCTGCTGGGCCGGCACGGACCGGTGTACTGCGCGCCGCACCTGGCCTCCGCGTTCTCCCGAAAGGACGGAGAACTGCTGTGGAAACGCGCCGCGGCGTTGGGCGTGGCCGCGTCGGCGGATGGCCACGCGGTGGCGGCGGACATCGCGCGCGTCTACGGCTTCACGGGCCGGGGCGGTGGCGCGCGCTGGCTGCATGACCACGACGGAATCCCGCTGGGCCCGCTGCTGCTGCGCAAGGACGGCCTGCTGCTCACCTTGTCCGAGGACCGCACCGTCGTGGCCTTCGCGGAGGCCACGGGCCGCGAGGTCTGGCGCCTGGCGCCGCCGCGCACCCAGCGCAGCTGGCTGGCCACCCAGGGACACCGCGCGCTGGTGGGCACGGACTCGGGCTACCTCTATGGGCTCGACCTGGAGGACGGGCAGGTCCGCTACCGCATGCGCGCGCCCATGCCGTTCCACGGGCCCCCGGTGGCCTGGGGCCGGCGCTTCCTGGCCATGCTGGGCCGCGGCTCGCACTGGGCCGTGCTGCTCGCGGACGCGCACACCGGCGAATCCGTGTGGACGTATGAGCCGGACCTGTCCCACCTGTCCGCGCCGTTGCCCGTGGGCTCGCGGGTGTTCATCGCCGGAGAGCGCGAGCGCGAAGGCATGCTGCTCTGCCTGGACGCGAAGGGCCGGCGTCTCTGGGAGCGCCCGCTCAACCTGGGCCCTGGCCCCTTTGCGTTGGCGTCCCTCCCCCGCGCGGTCGTGGTGACGAGCGCCTCGGGCGCCGCCACCCGGGTGGCCGCATCCGGAACGGTGGACTGGCGCGTGGGCGCCGCGGGCGAGCCGCTCATCAGCGCGCTCCCCGCCCATACCGCGCGCGACATCACGCTGGTGCCGGGGGAGCGCGTCCGTGCCGTGGACCCCCGCGGCGGGCAGGTGCTCGCGGAGGTCCAGGCCGGCGTGGGGCTCGTCGCGCTCCAGGCCGACGTGCGCCTCAACCTCTACTTCCTGGACGATGCCGGCACGCTGTCCGCGTACCGGCTCGGCTCTCACTTCACGGTGGTGGAGTAACCCCGCGCGAAGGCCTAGTTGGCCGCGGCCTTCGACGGGTCGATCTCCTCCTCGGGCCGCTCTTCCTGGGTGGCGCCCTCCCAGGTCTCGCCAGCGCCGAGCTTCCATTCCGAGGGCACGTCCAGCTTCCACACGTAGGTGGCCGTCGCGGTGCCGCCCGACGCCGCGCTGGAGGAGAGGTTGATGGTCATCTCCACCTTCGCCACCTCGTTCGGGAGCAGGTCCAGGTCGTAATGGCCCAGCACCATCTGCGGGGGGAACGCCCGGACGAAGCGCTCCGGGTGGTCAATCTTCATGGACGGGTCGGCGCCGCGCATCTCGCCCAGCAGCTTCCCCTTCGCGTCCGTGAGCTTCCACACCGTGTCGAACGTGGCGCTGGTCATCATCTTCAGCACCTTGCCGTCATCCTTGAGCACGCGCTGCGCGCCCCACACCGCCAACTGCAGGCGGATCTGCGGCTTGCCCAGCACCATCACCACGTCGGAGGAGATGATGTCCAGGCGCATGCCCTTGTCCGTGGCCGACCACACCGGGCGGTAACGGCCCTCGCGCAGGCTGTCGAACGTCTTGCGCGTGTACTCGTAGAAGGCCTTGCGGTCCTTCGCGCGGTCATCCTTCGCGCCACTCTCCTCGCGCTTCTCCAGCTCCAGGAGGTAGTCGTCGAACTTCGTGTTCCCCTTGAAACGCGTCAGGTGCGCGTCCACCTGATCGAAGTAGTTCTTGAAGAAGGGCTTCAACT encodes the following:
- a CDS encoding HEAT repeat domain-containing protein codes for the protein MKPVLLLASCVVLLLGACRWQSPRYPVAPVELSGATLRDNALLGLAPEGVATLFTAALKDSGRFEQKGADAPREERPWRMTLDVPFTREVLKDGDPRSFAEVGANLVLERFGGSLPQRYELVGLGEAPVEEDSPAGRQMAMRTALANVLRQVTESAVMQLTALDRSDEALVLDLKATDSRVREFSLRTLAERQHPAAAPLLIDRLKEATDAETVRRTMGSLVEMKARVAVPVLIDLARGRDLGFVQEIVFAVGEIGGPEAEAYLYTMAQGHDAPAVQAAAQQALDTLYASRKHSPAEARGPGRAD
- a CDS encoding HTH domain-containing protein — encoded protein: MTFYEAALRILESEGRPLHFLEITEKSIQQSLLSHVGKTPEVTMLSRLAAMARRTRDRKVLVTAKDTFALVDWSIPEDVEALAQTGVVEPHPEEELPPLRPPERHPEPRTDNVRVAGRGSDRKRRRDEDEERGGRRKRFPPLPEVVFEILSESDIGLRTEQIIERARVKELCAEDTTVEAVLTALLEDNQRRIDAGRRPQYAFSKDSGEVSLERAGAPSEAPPLELQAAFAQALGIPLEAGRPVLGKPAAAGEAPADAALVSTLRAALKDARRSVARGLRKRLGELDVGTFEKSVVKMMHGLGFRELKVAKRSKEGPLLTARKREGSVELRYAVRMLKGTPGIDRKSVQELRRDLGHYSAQVGLLVSAGDVRGDARTEAQANGSLVMLWCGDALGEKFLEAETAVSVTQVALYEVDEKFFEAAKLDAEEAQKRREERQREKQAREGEEPTEAAAPAERERPREKRRRERESREAREAREAEATAGTSTEETSAAPAGEAREAAPIPAAPVLQGREDEEEGDDEDGEDDDLEAASAFVGGARPDGTAAEAGAEGAQGDRKRRRRRRRGRRGRGSRAGEAGATGAPGEAGAAGEAAAAGEAGASVAGEAGASVAGEAGASVAGAVGLAADEAGAPAAGAGGETAAGGVAGEATPVDATGVSTAGTGVTGGESPAANGAGEAPPVSESVDASADRGEGSAAAPGAASGEAIASAGGGAVSEAASGEAVSASVGVATQADVPGTVPSEGTSSAAPTSGQTQAGAPDGSAGEVVPGAATTTSSGVVEGAQVSEPASSPTDGEPSADSSVPPKGPSGERDS
- a CDS encoding PQQ-binding-like beta-propeller repeat protein is translated as MTRIRIGQRWKREPAASPLDSIALELDGVDLLSGAVEESLAEVVPSLVRSVAALAGGRQKLAQVSLPEAHLELVLRRMGPEVELLVANLSRPARLMRPPVRVELEELVEAVREAGERFLADVTRAGPKALATTVGQALKEPLKGLNRPARPPDEAPARPATRRVEPTEVPGFGFEVRNAGAPMSRGAARGTAGLLAPLLAAGEVWLSLPGKPEAWRVPGPPFLTTLELSRLAVELARTVELGESRFELAPAGAKPPLLVDLKSGQAKAGRTGTPFPLTGTVLAAALFHLGESLAAAFAEADHALVANPYRMELAERCREGLSHLRGPVQPPEAKGAAREKKARATGQGTSRPLKVPGRLRRLRFAKLWEKRGLPDAEESRLLLGRHGPVYCAPHLASAFSRKDGELLWKRAAALGVAASADGHAVAADIARVYGFTGRGGGARWLHDHDGIPLGPLLLRKDGLLLTLSEDRTVVAFAEATGREVWRLAPPRTQRSWLATQGHRALVGTDSGYLYGLDLEDGQVRYRMRAPMPFHGPPVAWGRRFLAMLGRGSHWAVLLADAHTGESVWTYEPDLSHLSAPLPVGSRVFIAGEREREGMLLCLDAKGRRLWERPLNLGPGPFALASLPRAVVVTSASGAATRVAASGTVDWRVGAAGEPLISALPAHTARDITLVPGERVRAVDPRGGQVLAEVQAGVGLVALQADVRLNLYFLDDAGTLSAYRLGSHFTVVE